In Quercus robur chromosome 11, dhQueRobu3.1, whole genome shotgun sequence, the following proteins share a genomic window:
- the LOC126707675 gene encoding bZIP transcription factor 44-like yields the protein MASSSGTSSGSSQLQNSGSEEDLQALMDQRKRKRMISNRESARRSRMRKQKHLDDLVAQVAQLRKENQQIIQSVTNTTQHYMNIETENSILRAQASELSHRLQALNDIINFLNANTGVFGAAGVGDSSTFSTEPIDSFMNPMSLSYLNQPIMATSDIFNPY from the coding sequence ATGGCTTCCTCCAGTGGAACATCTTCAGGGTCATCTCAGCTTCAAAACTCAGGTTCTGAGGAAGACTTGCAAGCTTTGATGGAtcagaggaagaggaagagaatgATATCAAATAGAGAATCAGCAAGGCGATCTCGAATGAGGAAGCAAAAGCATTTGGATGATCTGGTGGCTCAGGTGGCTCAGCTCAGGAAAGAGAACCAGCAGATCATTCAAAGTGTGACTAACACCACGCAGCATTACATGAATATTGAGACTGAAAACTCAATACTGAGAGCTCAAGCCAGTGAGCTTAGCCACAGACTACAGGCTCTGAATGATATTATCAATTTCCTGAATGCAAACACTGGTGTTTTTGGAGCTGCTGGTGTTGGGGACTCGAGCACCTTCAGTACTGAGCCTATTGATAGCTTTATGAACCCAATGAGTTTGTCATACTTGAACCAGCCTATTATGGCTACTTCAGACATTTTCAATCCGTACTAG